From [Clostridium] symbiosum, a single genomic window includes:
- a CDS encoding helix-turn-helix transcriptional regulator: MKRIRFKFRFSGMFGQTLLVLMAVTIVIGTFFAYFLGNLYEEQYLEKQSDVCFANMKERSLEADKAAASLTAKMESLLQAQDCSRLMVSGKNLLQQQAMNVVQELSNLVDRDEDVTEAYLYLPYSDKVLGSDKSVVNSENFSRQELLDVKGGAAGNGNLPGAMKTGGFGNGFFCLDGEGWMVMDYPDAKTLARVILRLNLPEIYRKMGLAAEQTTGGGMIYVYDSRGIPVFSGMLSYPGAERLMVLEQEQTGDGKEVYRSGEGYLLVYQSDRTGWYFIQHMAGIHLDVEAPSLVRALVIYGLFAMALLTVASFYLIWRIYRPFRALLESLISQKNQGGRTGNVGVSATEQELLRGIVKEDREQNERLKDILQSVGASLSEHLFKQLMTGKGWDENAVRQTLEQIQSPFPLDGSYRVLALTYRSREHDGESPVDGELYGLQVIRCSEEYWGKAALVQPVDMEEQRLGIVLCMKAAMTETTWYRELERFEKSLRRSLAERGFEVAAGGSDLAGTLFDLNVLWLQAQADLEQRMERARPENPGVQMLGRLLKGDNGKKEQEGNREVHIRVERAKELIKDGYGDSTLSLESISEKLGLTAPYLSRIFAERQPPGFLDYLNRYRLEQAKDLLRETDETVGDIGLRVGFNSPQSFIRVFKRYEGETPGQFRARLKKGGDA; encoded by the coding sequence ATGAAACGGATAAGGTTTAAATTCCGGTTTTCCGGAATGTTTGGACAAACGCTGCTGGTGCTCATGGCGGTAACCATTGTGATCGGCACCTTTTTTGCTTATTTTCTCGGAAATCTATATGAAGAACAATATCTGGAGAAACAGTCGGACGTCTGTTTTGCCAATATGAAGGAGCGGAGCCTGGAAGCGGACAAGGCGGCTGCCTCGCTGACCGCAAAAATGGAGAGCCTTCTGCAGGCGCAGGACTGCAGCCGCCTGATGGTTTCGGGCAAAAACCTGCTTCAGCAGCAGGCCATGAACGTGGTGCAGGAGCTGTCGAACCTCGTGGACAGGGATGAGGATGTGACGGAGGCATACCTGTACCTGCCTTATTCGGACAAGGTGCTCGGCTCGGATAAAAGCGTGGTTAACAGCGAGAACTTTTCACGGCAGGAACTCCTGGATGTTAAGGGAGGCGCCGCAGGGAACGGGAATTTACCCGGGGCGATGAAAACGGGAGGCTTTGGAAACGGTTTTTTCTGCCTGGACGGTGAGGGATGGATGGTAATGGATTATCCCGATGCGAAGACACTGGCAAGGGTGATTCTCAGGCTGAATCTGCCCGAAATTTACCGGAAAATGGGACTGGCGGCGGAACAGACGACGGGAGGCGGGATGATTTATGTCTATGACAGCAGGGGAATCCCGGTTTTCTCGGGCATGCTGTCCTATCCCGGCGCGGAGCGGCTGATGGTCTTGGAGCAGGAACAGACAGGGGACGGGAAGGAAGTTTACCGTTCCGGGGAAGGATATCTTCTGGTTTACCAGTCGGACAGGACGGGATGGTATTTCATACAGCATATGGCCGGGATTCATCTGGATGTGGAGGCCCCCAGTCTGGTGAGGGCTTTGGTTATATACGGCCTGTTTGCAATGGCGCTGCTGACGGTTGCGTCTTTTTACCTGATATGGCGTATTTACCGGCCTTTCCGCGCACTTTTGGAATCGCTGATCTCACAGAAGAACCAGGGCGGCCGGACGGGAAACGTCGGGGTATCGGCTACCGAACAGGAGCTGCTGCGGGGAATCGTTAAGGAGGACCGTGAACAGAACGAGAGGCTGAAAGACATTCTTCAGTCGGTTGGGGCCTCGCTCAGCGAGCATCTTTTTAAACAGTTGATGACCGGTAAAGGCTGGGATGAAAATGCGGTGAGGCAGACCCTGGAACAAATCCAAAGCCCATTTCCGCTTGACGGCAGCTACCGTGTTCTGGCTCTTACCTACAGGAGCAGGGAGCATGACGGTGAAAGTCCGGTGGACGGAGAGCTGTACGGACTCCAGGTAATCCGCTGCAGTGAAGAGTACTGGGGGAAAGCGGCCCTGGTCCAGCCCGTGGATATGGAGGAACAGAGGCTTGGAATCGTACTCTGCATGAAAGCGGCCATGACGGAAACAACATGGTACCGTGAGCTGGAACGGTTTGAAAAATCCCTTCGCCGCAGTCTGGCCGAACGTGGTTTCGAAGTGGCGGCGGGAGGAAGCGATCTGGCGGGAACGCTCTTTGATTTAAATGTGCTCTGGCTGCAGGCGCAGGCGGATTTGGAACAGAGGATGGAGAGAGCCAGGCCAGAGAATCCGGGCGTGCAGATGCTTGGCCGCTTATTAAAAGGGGACAACGGGAAGAAGGAGCAGGAGGGGAACCGGGAGGTGCATATCCGTGTGGAGCGTGCAAAAGAGCTTATTAAGGACGGATATGGCGACAGTACCCTCTCCCTGGAGAGCATCAGTGAAAAGCTGGGCCTTACGGCTCCTTACCTGTCCAGAATATTTGCGGAGCGCCAGCCGCCGGGGTTCCTGGATTATCTGAACCGGTACCGTCTGGAACAGGCGAAAGACCTTCTCAGGGAGACGGATGAGACGGTCGGAGACATCGGGCTCAGGGTGGGATTTAACTCGCCGCAGAGTTTTATCCGCGTATTCAAGCGGTATGAGGGAGAGACTCCGGGCCAATTCCGGGCCAGGTTAAAGAAGGGGGGAGACGCATGA
- a CDS encoding twin-arginine translocase TatA/TatE family subunit: protein MKIGTTELILILVVALVVFGPSKLPELGKLAGQAVGSFKRYVNSFEGEWNESAEPAAPKTHQAAAQPECRDAGTVREEDAPVPSQDRSREA, encoded by the coding sequence ATGAAAATTGGAACAACGGAATTGATCCTGATCCTGGTGGTGGCGCTGGTTGTCTTCGGCCCGTCAAAACTGCCGGAGCTTGGAAAACTCGCAGGCCAGGCAGTCGGATCCTTCAAAAGGTATGTGAATTCCTTTGAGGGAGAATGGAACGAGAGCGCAGAGCCGGCCGCCCCCAAGACGCATCAGGCCGCCGCGCAGCCGGAATGCCGGGATGCCGGGACAGTCCGGGAGGAGGACGCACCGGTGCCGAGTCAGGACAGGAGCCGGGAAGCGTAA
- a CDS encoding oleate hydratase — MGKKRWGRILTTGAAAAVAGVAAKKIYDQKKKSDEAKKDAVEEAVMSRRSYEGRTAHFVGGGLASLAGAAYLIRDCKFPGEQITIYEGMHILGGSNDGIGTPEGGFVCRGGRMLNEETYENFWELFRTIPSLTQPNRSVTEEILNFDHAHPTCAKARLVDKDGNILDVRSMGFTQAERMRILKLLRADEKDLDEVTIQEWFDDMPHFFTTNFWHMWQTTFAFQTWSSVFEFRRYMNRMIFEFSRIETLEGVTRSPLNQYDSIIRPIEEYLRKEGVVFKENCTVEDIDFAEGDDITVTKLHLNDNGETKTVELKADDLCFMINACMTDSATLGDLHTPAPVPERKPISGELWAKIAAKKPGRLGNPEPFFTKEHESNWLSFTVTCRGDRILKKIEAFTGNIPGSGALMTFKDSGWKMSSVVAAQPHFPNQPADVTIFWGYGLYTDREGDYVKKAMKDCTGEEMLNEYLHQLHIPEEEIAELMETVINVIPCYMPYVDAQFQPRKMSDRPQVVPEGSTNFAMMSQFVEIPDDMVFTEEYSVRAARIAVYTLMNVNKTICPVTPYNKMPKILLKALKKAYL, encoded by the coding sequence ATGGGAAAGAAAAGATGGGGTCGCATCCTGACCACCGGAGCGGCCGCCGCAGTTGCGGGCGTAGCTGCAAAAAAAATTTACGACCAGAAGAAAAAGAGCGATGAAGCGAAAAAAGACGCAGTGGAAGAGGCTGTCATGAGCCGCCGCAGTTATGAGGGCAGAACCGCTCACTTTGTAGGCGGAGGCCTGGCCAGCCTGGCGGGCGCGGCCTATCTGATCCGCGACTGTAAATTTCCGGGAGAGCAGATTACCATCTATGAAGGAATGCATATTCTGGGCGGCAGCAATGACGGAATCGGAACGCCGGAAGGAGGATTTGTATGCCGCGGCGGCCGTATGCTGAATGAGGAGACCTACGAGAACTTCTGGGAGCTGTTCAGGACGATTCCTTCCCTTACACAGCCGAACAGAAGCGTGACGGAGGAGATTCTGAACTTTGACCATGCCCATCCGACCTGCGCCAAGGCGCGTCTGGTTGACAAGGATGGCAATATCCTGGATGTCCGCAGCATGGGCTTTACCCAGGCGGAGAGGATGAGAATCCTCAAACTTCTGCGCGCCGACGAGAAGGATCTGGATGAGGTGACAATCCAGGAGTGGTTTGACGATATGCCTCATTTCTTCACAACGAATTTCTGGCACATGTGGCAGACGACGTTCGCATTCCAGACATGGAGCAGTGTATTCGAGTTCCGCCGCTATATGAACAGGATGATATTTGAGTTCAGCCGTATCGAGACGCTGGAAGGCGTTACGAGAAGCCCGCTCAACCAGTACGACAGCATCATCCGACCGATCGAGGAATACCTGAGAAAAGAGGGCGTTGTATTTAAGGAAAACTGCACTGTGGAGGATATCGATTTCGCCGAGGGAGACGATATCACCGTTACGAAACTTCATCTGAACGACAATGGCGAGACGAAGACCGTAGAGCTTAAGGCGGACGACCTCTGCTTTATGATTAATGCCTGCATGACGGACAGCGCCACGCTGGGTGATCTTCATACACCGGCGCCCGTTCCGGAGCGCAAACCGATTTCCGGAGAACTGTGGGCCAAGATTGCGGCAAAGAAACCGGGCCGTCTCGGCAATCCTGAGCCGTTCTTTACGAAAGAGCATGAATCCAACTGGCTGAGCTTTACCGTTACCTGCCGCGGCGACAGGATTTTGAAGAAAATCGAGGCGTTTACCGGCAACATTCCAGGCAGCGGCGCCCTGATGACGTTCAAGGATTCCGGATGGAAGATGAGCAGCGTAGTGGCTGCCCAGCCTCATTTCCCGAATCAGCCGGCAGACGTGACGATCTTCTGGGGATACGGACTCTACACCGACAGGGAAGGCGACTATGTGAAGAAAGCCATGAAGGACTGCACCGGCGAGGAGATGCTCAATGAATATCTGCATCAGCTTCATATTCCGGAGGAGGAGATCGCAGAGCTGATGGAGACGGTTATCAATGTAATCCCATGCTATATGCCTTATGTTGACGCACAGTTCCAACCGCGCAAGATGAGCGACCGTCCGCAGGTTGTGCCGGAGGGGTCCACCAACTTCGCCATGATGAGCCAGTTTGTGGAAATACCGGACGACATGGTCTTTACCGAAGAATATTCCGTGAGAGCCGCCAGAATCGCCGTATACACATTGATGAATGTGAATAAGACGATTTGTCCGGTTACACCGTACAACAAGATGCCGAAGATTCTCTTAAAGGCATTGAAAAAAGCCTATTTATAA
- a CDS encoding TRAP transporter substrate-binding protein, producing MRIKGILAVLWAAVFLLLAGCGGAQPETELFSLLLKEREPDTAGEQEAKVILLTHSATAYSTTQKIAGRFKMRLEERSDGGFLVETFPDDTLGHVNDSDKPLLNGTVEMRIGPAATETMEAMLWATTLSDASLEEIDGLLREGEVRRMLEEECEERGIKLLAVFPAHYRVLTSNEKIMDETDFSKLQIRIYSSNAMEGAYWQSLGAQTKLYDIHQVYSALQQGLVNSQENTLPLIVSNSIERLQKYLIHTNHKIYFDCMLVGGEFYDSLSGEEQQILKETAEEMVDYARETDERELYSCTEVLSESGIETVELSDELLLRMRETGGPVVEAALRARAGDEKIDRLLKALRGE from the coding sequence ATGAGAATAAAAGGAATTTTGGCAGTTCTCTGGGCGGCCGTTTTCTTACTTTTGGCAGGTTGCGGAGGTGCGCAGCCCGAGACGGAGCTTTTCAGCCTTCTTCTGAAGGAGCGGGAACCGGATACCGCCGGGGAACAGGAGGCAAAGGTGATACTATTGACACATTCCGCCACCGCATACAGTACAACCCAGAAAATTGCCGGGCGTTTTAAAATGCGGCTGGAGGAGCGTTCGGACGGCGGATTTCTCGTGGAAACATTCCCGGATGATACGCTGGGTCACGTCAATGACAGCGATAAACCTCTTCTCAACGGGACGGTGGAGATGAGAATCGGGCCGGCCGCCACAGAGACAATGGAGGCGATGCTGTGGGCGACCACCTTATCGGATGCCTCCCTGGAAGAAATAGACGGACTTCTCAGGGAAGGTGAGGTCCGCCGGATGCTGGAGGAGGAATGTGAGGAGCGGGGAATAAAGCTCCTGGCCGTTTTCCCCGCCCATTACCGGGTGTTGACAAGCAATGAAAAGATAATGGATGAAACGGATTTTTCAAAGCTGCAGATCAGGATATATTCCTCCAATGCGATGGAAGGGGCGTACTGGCAGAGTCTGGGCGCACAGACAAAATTATATGATATCCATCAGGTCTATTCCGCGCTTCAGCAGGGGCTTGTGAACTCCCAGGAGAATACGCTGCCGCTGATTGTCTCCAACTCCATTGAGCGCCTGCAAAAGTACCTGATCCATACCAATCATAAGATCTACTTCGACTGTATGCTGGTGGGAGGGGAATTTTATGATTCGCTGAGCGGGGAAGAGCAGCAGATTTTGAAGGAGACGGCGGAGGAGATGGTGGATTACGCCAGAGAAACCGACGAGAGGGAGCTTTATTCCTGCACCGAGGTCCTGTCCGAATCCGGCATTGAGACGGTGGAACTTTCCGACGAACTGCTTCTCAGGATGAGAGAAACGGGAGGCCCGGTGGTGGAAGCCGCTTTGAGGGCGAGGGCCGGGGATGAGAAGATAGACCGTCTGCTTAAGGCCCTGCGCGGGGAGTAA
- the tatC gene encoding twin-arginine translocase subunit TatC, translating into MEKELGGKRAAFLKRLKLKREAGECRMSLVSHLEEFRKRLTACIICFFGAVFLCLGQAAWLTERLIEKAEGFQFVYIAPTELVLSYIRLALIGGAAFACPVIIYQIWGFVRPGLTRGERRSCFVILTFGMAQFFIGAAFAFEIVLPITLLFFAGMNAGQTISPMVSIESYISFVATTLVTFGIVFELPVVVIMLTKAGILNPGVLRKNRKYVILAVFIIAALITPPDVTSQILVAFPMLFLFELSLLLCRILFRKKLKKRKTE; encoded by the coding sequence TTGGAGAAAGAATTGGGTGGGAAACGTGCCGCTTTTCTGAAACGCCTGAAACTGAAAAGAGAAGCCGGAGAGTGCAGGATGTCCCTGGTATCCCATCTGGAGGAATTCAGAAAACGGCTGACGGCCTGCATCATCTGTTTTTTCGGAGCCGTATTTCTCTGCCTGGGGCAGGCGGCCTGGCTGACGGAGCGGCTGATAGAGAAAGCGGAAGGATTTCAATTTGTATATATTGCCCCAACGGAACTGGTACTGTCGTATATCCGTCTGGCGCTGATTGGCGGCGCGGCCTTTGCCTGTCCGGTCATCATCTACCAGATATGGGGATTCGTAAGGCCCGGGCTGACGCGCGGGGAACGCAGGTCGTGTTTTGTAATCCTGACCTTTGGGATGGCGCAGTTTTTTATAGGAGCAGCGTTTGCGTTTGAGATTGTCCTTCCCATCACGCTGCTGTTTTTTGCAGGAATGAATGCCGGGCAGACGATTTCCCCGATGGTATCGATCGAGAGCTATATCAGCTTTGTTGCAACGACCCTGGTGACATTTGGTATTGTCTTTGAACTGCCGGTGGTTGTGATCATGCTGACAAAAGCCGGGATCCTTAACCCGGGAGTGCTGAGAAAAAACAGGAAATACGTGATTCTTGCGGTCTTTATCATAGCCGCCCTGATCACACCGCCGGATGTGACATCGCAGATACTGGTGGCCTTTCCGATGTTGTTTTTATTTGAACTCAGCCTGCTTCTTTGCCGGATTCTCTTTCGGAAGAAGCTGAAAAAGAGGAAAACAGAGTGA
- a CDS encoding cadherin-like beta sandwich domain-containing protein — translation MRETLEKTDTQEERPSGTISRRQFVKGMAWGAAAISLSSILPGCAAAAVTSGTEGTEKGESSAPVPEKKKAPEGGIYIQGGDVNMNGQTYTLEFIQPVKLAAIVDGEEKTEGTWRSSNKHLVSVDPDGTIVMRDGVGGYDVEITWSLEGTVYSVTFHTGQTSGAHSIEVDRPMTRGDFMIRLAGYFGWYHYNGVMDDGTDIDGDGNVLKEERVRNYFDVTGRNDYVKPVEAALDMGILSAASPDDCFYPMSAMTREDAAVILCSAFRLDNPETDYLSEFEDAGKISPDCRNALNTLVGHNYMRGRTDRTINPTDGITDTEARIIIETIGRRMVSPVWSMPVSHRKFVRCRPVWFTPTKNATVHWRCRAFNISHPEMKGLFIGDRGNGVTLSDEWGEWIDYIPGYSTDPMFGLNNNWDFPYDNVYFCVEVEAYATRDGLADSPVSRFIWRIDRPAWHDFATDKLHEGSEDYPSVYRFFDNFQAAAYYIEGSRMGILYDGLMPTNTTTSLIDRVNEIATKPYVFVLGHNHPDHKGALAVAYHNGLDVYFCDRVGPMGGEWSIETYAKDYTSGNPVIDGTVSGTYEGDKVHPVSEGDTLDLGNCKFEFYQLPGHEDASILIYDREHGLLFSSDIYGVNRYWVADQFGAKGVRQDLLLSLHQQLMAAYTKEGKSVKELYTGHNRIGVGSDYLMVWEQCLQNLVNYGPDGVSDDRRGDGALLAKDGNSFDTLNWTGFSIAGKQVLAEYKGKYDGKVFTRLEVDNTGASERVEENLYFDYRTNAQLSSVTFLDAELVGHDFKYKAGQEMENETLKDGRLKYAVSNKFVPFEYEYEVIVSPLQGTVTMTPVAMSERITGLTVNGAPASSRCPVTVPVSGPAAVTVTGPDGKTERTYTFTFKTA, via the coding sequence ATGAGAGAAACATTGGAAAAGACAGATACACAGGAGGAACGGCCGTCGGGAACGATCAGCAGACGCCAGTTTGTGAAGGGAATGGCATGGGGAGCCGCCGCCATCAGCCTGTCCTCGATTCTGCCGGGATGCGCCGCGGCCGCGGTGACCTCGGGCACGGAAGGAACGGAAAAAGGGGAAAGCTCCGCACCGGTTCCGGAAAAGAAGAAAGCTCCCGAGGGAGGCATCTACATACAGGGTGGTGACGTGAATATGAACGGCCAGACCTATACCCTCGAATTTATCCAGCCGGTGAAACTGGCTGCCATTGTAGACGGGGAAGAAAAGACGGAGGGCACATGGAGATCAAGCAATAAACACCTCGTATCCGTGGATCCGGACGGGACCATTGTCATGCGGGACGGCGTAGGCGGATATGATGTGGAGATAACCTGGTCCCTGGAGGGAACGGTATATTCCGTGACTTTCCATACAGGACAGACATCGGGTGCCCATTCTATCGAGGTAGACAGGCCGATGACGAGAGGAGATTTTATGATCCGTCTGGCCGGCTATTTCGGCTGGTATCACTATAACGGCGTCATGGATGACGGAACCGATATCGACGGTGACGGCAATGTGCTGAAAGAGGAGCGTGTAAGAAATTATTTTGACGTGACCGGAAGGAACGATTATGTAAAACCGGTGGAAGCGGCCCTTGATATGGGGATTTTATCCGCGGCGTCCCCGGATGACTGTTTCTACCCGATGTCGGCCATGACCCGCGAGGATGCGGCGGTGATTCTGTGCAGCGCCTTCCGCCTCGATAACCCGGAAACGGATTATCTGTCCGAATTTGAGGATGCGGGAAAAATAAGCCCGGACTGCAGAAATGCGCTGAATACACTGGTTGGGCACAATTATATGAGGGGAAGAACCGATCGGACCATCAACCCGACCGATGGAATTACCGATACGGAGGCACGGATTATCATTGAAACCATCGGCAGACGGATGGTTTCCCCTGTGTGGTCGATGCCGGTATCCCACCGGAAATTCGTACGCTGCCGTCCTGTTTGGTTCACGCCGACCAAAAATGCGACGGTGCATTGGCGCTGCCGTGCTTTTAACATCTCCCATCCGGAGATGAAAGGACTGTTTATCGGGGACCGCGGCAACGGCGTCACCCTGAGCGACGAGTGGGGAGAGTGGATTGATTATATTCCGGGATACTCCACCGATCCCATGTTCGGCCTGAATAACAACTGGGATTTTCCCTATGACAATGTTTATTTCTGTGTGGAGGTGGAGGCCTATGCCACCAGGGACGGACTGGCCGACAGCCCCGTAAGCCGGTTTATCTGGCGGATTGACCGTCCGGCCTGGCACGATTTTGCCACGGATAAACTCCATGAAGGTTCAGAGGACTACCCGTCCGTTTACCGTTTCTTCGACAACTTCCAGGCGGCGGCCTATTACATTGAAGGCAGCCGGATGGGAATTCTCTACGACGGCCTGATGCCGACCAACACCACGACCAGCCTGATTGACCGGGTAAATGAGATCGCAACCAAGCCCTACGTCTTCGTGCTGGGCCATAACCATCCGGATCATAAGGGGGCTCTGGCGGTTGCCTACCACAACGGCCTGGATGTATATTTCTGCGACAGGGTCGGCCCAATGGGCGGGGAATGGAGCATTGAGACGTATGCCAAAGATTATACAAGCGGCAACCCGGTTATCGACGGTACGGTATCGGGTACCTATGAAGGTGATAAAGTGCATCCCGTTTCGGAGGGGGATACCCTGGATCTGGGAAACTGCAAATTCGAGTTTTACCAGCTTCCCGGCCATGAGGACGCCTCCATTCTGATCTACGACCGCGAACATGGACTTTTATTCTCCTCCGATATTTACGGCGTCAACCGCTACTGGGTGGCGGACCAGTTCGGAGCCAAAGGCGTGCGCCAGGATCTGCTTCTGTCACTGCATCAGCAGTTGATGGCGGCCTATACAAAGGAGGGCAAATCGGTCAAAGAGCTGTATACGGGCCATAACCGGATCGGGGTCGGTTCCGACTATCTGATGGTCTGGGAGCAGTGCCTTCAGAACCTGGTCAATTACGGCCCGGACGGAGTCAGCGACGACAGGCGCGGCGACGGCGCTCTCCTTGCAAAGGACGGAAACAGCTTTGACACCCTGAACTGGACCGGCTTTTCCATCGCAGGAAAACAGGTTCTGGCAGAGTACAAGGGAAAATACGACGGCAAGGTGTTTACCCGCCTGGAGGTTGACAATACCGGGGCAAGCGAGCGGGTGGAGGAAAATCTCTACTTCGACTACAGGACGAATGCCCAGCTCAGCAGCGTCACCTTCCTGGACGCGGAACTCGTCGGCCACGACTTTAAGTACAAGGCAGGACAGGAGATGGAAAATGAAACGCTTAAAGACGGGCGGTTAAAATATGCTGTATCCAACAAATTTGTTCCGTTTGAATATGAGTATGAGGTGATCGTTTCACCGCTTCAGGGAACTGTGACCATGACGCCGGTGGCCATGTCGGAACGCATCACCGGCCTTACGGTCAACGGCGCCCCCGCATCCAGCCGCTGCCCGGTTACCGTGCCGGTGTCGGGACCGGCCGCCGTCACGGTGACAGGCCCGGACGGAAAAACGGAGAGGACTTATACATTTACCTTTAAAACGGCATAG
- a CDS encoding N-acetylmuramoyl-L-alanine amidase family protein, producing MKKYGVLFFSVCLMLFLLAGTALAEEDPSVKGDWTGDGEDWQYMLPDGMYLEKSWLYDDGRWYYFSSSGYMQTGLRKIGSNYYFFRENGEMATGWAYDAEEEQWHYMDEDGVVTKGWLQKGGAWYWFDSKGVMYNRGFRMVDGHKYYFYEDGQMAANQFVGMNYYDENGLRDNRYDMTIQGKRKPTNEERDKITQALSGVPREWIKKFVESGWEFMYYTDKKYFSAPKTDQGIYFVYHKTDKNYKKLKFTNPETLAMAFGEYIAYATGNDKEDNDFMADFYQYLSESSMAQPLPSYFDSDPAMWFGWLIQCYGNTEIRIDMKRNSPELVRNLEKALGLDTAGRKPDSEELMMDEDPGIVSNGNGPANDEELGNEPGPASS from the coding sequence TTGAAGAAATATGGGGTTCTGTTTTTTTCTGTCTGCCTGATGCTGTTTCTGCTTGCAGGCACCGCCCTGGCTGAGGAAGACCCATCCGTCAAAGGAGACTGGACCGGGGACGGGGAGGACTGGCAGTACATGCTGCCCGACGGTATGTACCTGGAAAAAAGCTGGCTGTACGACGACGGGCGCTGGTATTACTTTAGCAGCAGCGGTTATATGCAGACGGGGCTTAGAAAAATTGGGTCAAATTATTACTTTTTCCGTGAGAACGGGGAGATGGCCACAGGCTGGGCTTACGATGCGGAAGAAGAACAGTGGCACTACATGGACGAGGACGGTGTCGTGACAAAGGGCTGGCTTCAAAAGGGCGGGGCCTGGTACTGGTTTGATTCCAAGGGCGTGATGTATAACAGGGGATTCCGTATGGTTGACGGTCATAAATACTATTTTTATGAAGACGGGCAGATGGCGGCCAATCAGTTTGTCGGCATGAACTATTACGATGAGAACGGGCTGCGGGACAACCGCTACGACATGACGATACAGGGAAAAAGAAAACCTACAAACGAGGAGAGGGACAAGATCACCCAGGCTCTTTCCGGAGTTCCGCGGGAGTGGATCAAGAAGTTTGTGGAGTCGGGCTGGGAGTTTATGTACTACACGGATAAGAAATATTTTTCCGCCCCCAAGACCGATCAGGGAATTTACTTTGTCTATCACAAGACGGATAAAAATTATAAAAAACTGAAATTTACCAACCCGGAGACCCTGGCAATGGCCTTTGGTGAATATATTGCCTATGCAACGGGGAATGATAAAGAAGATAATGATTTTATGGCTGATTTCTACCAGTATCTGTCGGAGAGCAGCATGGCACAGCCTCTGCCGTCCTATTTCGACAGTGATCCGGCGATGTGGTTCGGCTGGCTGATCCAGTGCTACGGCAATACGGAAATCCGGATTGACATGAAGCGCAACAGTCCGGAGCTTGTAAGGAATCTGGAGAAGGCTCTGGGGCTTGATACGGCGGGCAGAAAACCGGATTCGGAAGAACTGATGATGGATGAGGATCCCGGAATTGTTTCCAATGGGAACGGCCCTGCCAATGACGAAGAACTGGGGAATGAGCCTGGACCGGCATCCTCCTGA
- a CDS encoding helix-turn-helix transcriptional regulator produces the protein MIMEKRTMGMTIASLRREKKMTQAELAAKMGVTDKAVSKWERELSCPDVKSLPKLAEILGISIDELMQAEAPGPKTEGSKNQQIHEIVMLVFKAAALAMGIAVIVLSSMRAIDMNTGFTLLGIGLACAGICLLQKDGKQNGQDQ, from the coding sequence ATGATTATGGAAAAACGGACGATGGGAATGACAATTGCCTCCCTTCGCAGGGAAAAGAAAATGACGCAGGCTGAGCTGGCCGCAAAAATGGGAGTGACGGACAAGGCGGTTTCCAAATGGGAGAGGGAACTGTCCTGCCCTGATGTGAAATCCCTCCCAAAACTTGCGGAGATTCTGGGGATATCGATTGATGAACTGATGCAGGCCGAGGCGCCCGGTCCCAAAACGGAGGGAAGTAAAAACCAGCAAATCCATGAAATTGTCATGCTTGTTTTTAAGGCGGCCGCCCTGGCCATGGGAATCGCAGTCATTGTCCTGTCGTCCATGAGAGCGATAGATATGAACACGGGATTTACCCTCCTGGGAATCGGACTTGCCTGCGCGGGGATCTGCCTGCTGCAGAAGGACGGGAAACAGAACGGACAGGATCAGTAA
- the tatA gene encoding twin-arginine translocase TatA/TatE family subunit codes for MRLGTTELLIIMGIAILIFGPKKLPQLGKAMGQTIGNFKRSSKRAEDETFPAAEEPAES; via the coding sequence ATGAGACTGGGAACAACAGAACTGTTAATTATAATGGGTATTGCGATTTTAATTTTTGGCCCGAAAAAGCTGCCTCAGCTTGGGAAGGCGATGGGACAGACCATAGGAAACTTTAAGAGGAGCAGTAAGAGAGCCGAGGACGAGACGTTCCCGGCGGCAGAGGAACCGGCGGAGAGCTGA